In one Planctomycetota bacterium genomic region, the following are encoded:
- a CDS encoding LacI family DNA-binding transcriptional regulator, producing MAQADVLSVNTAKPRRPRQVSLRDVAREADVSVATVSMVLNENPRISRATQTRVRQVMKKLGYQPNRLAQSLSGKHTHVLAILLPALRHAFADAYFGELLSGISDTAQRLGWKVLLEQAKPDYIKANKHVELFERRYVDGMLLLGTSDSQAYLSDLQQINCPAVVVNNRLRADGEGNNYIDCDHVVCDYAGGAQQALNYLTQLGHRNIGLISAAPDISTAWEIQNTWHNALIKLGVEPTDEWIADGHYTEEGGAAAARQLMKSDTHFTALLAMNDKMAMGAMAHLNHKGIKVPDEISVVGFDDLRHAAFVNPALTTIRLPLYDVGVTSCRRLLEKVKGKDKPVADVLDTHLIVRESTAMAAK from the coding sequence ATGGCTCAAGCTGACGTTTTATCGGTCAACACTGCCAAACCACGCCGGCCGCGTCAGGTTTCGCTCCGCGACGTCGCCCGTGAGGCCGACGTCTCCGTCGCGACGGTTTCCATGGTCCTCAACGAGAACCCCCGCATCTCTCGGGCCACCCAGACACGCGTCCGGCAGGTCATGAAAAAGCTCGGCTACCAGCCGAACCGGCTCGCCCAATCACTCTCCGGTAAACACACCCACGTCCTCGCCATCCTCCTGCCGGCCCTGCGACACGCGTTTGCCGATGCGTATTTCGGAGAGTTGCTCTCGGGCATCTCCGACACGGCCCAACGCCTCGGCTGGAAGGTTCTGCTCGAACAGGCCAAACCCGACTACATCAAGGCCAACAAGCACGTCGAGCTTTTCGAACGCCGCTACGTCGATGGCATGCTCTTGCTGGGTACCTCCGACAGCCAGGCGTACCTCTCGGACTTACAACAGATCAACTGCCCGGCCGTCGTCGTGAACAACCGCCTGCGGGCCGATGGCGAGGGCAACAACTACATCGACTGCGATCATGTCGTTTGCGACTACGCCGGCGGCGCGCAACAGGCCCTGAACTACCTCACCCAACTCGGCCATCGCAACATCGGCCTGATCTCGGCGGCACCGGACATTTCCACGGCGTGGGAGATCCAGAACACCTGGCACAACGCCCTGATCAAGCTCGGCGTCGAGCCGACCGACGAGTGGATCGCCGACGGTCACTACACCGAGGAAGGCGGCGCGGCCGCTGCCCGTCAACTCATGAAGTCCGACACGCATTTCACCGCCCTGCTGGCCATGAACGACAAGATGGCCATGGGGGCGATGGCCCACCTGAACCACAAGGGCATCAAGGTGCCCGACGAAATCAGCGTGGTCGGTTTCGACGACCTGCGGCATGCCGCGTTCGTCAACCCGGCCCTGACGACCATCCGCCTGCCGCTTTACGACGTCGGCGTCACCAGTTGCCGTCGATTGCTCGAAAAAGTCAAAGGCAAAGACAAGCCTGTCGCCGACGTTCTCGACACGCACCTGATCGTGCGAGAGTCGACGGCGATGGCGGCTAAATGA
- a CDS encoding PEP-CTERM sorting domain-containing protein: protein MRTRNLALAAAAALIATPAVASAASFAGNGNTGFGGAIGTNTLNITDDGTNATISLDSPFAGNVLVLYLDNTAGGLADTALLDDTDDGGRTATSGFNDNDPALPDDDTRTLATFAPGFGADTSVVIGEFGLVIFDLIENPGDGGLPFVFFVDDDANDFVFEVPLADLGIAPGGSFDFVGSLISETAFRSDETIGAADFVLDADPNPGFTGSVTFTESLTYTSTVIPEPASLGLLSVAGLGLLRRRK from the coding sequence ATGCGTACACGCAATCTTGCACTCGCAGCAGCGGCTGCTTTGATCGCCACGCCGGCGGTTGCATCGGCCGCTTCGTTCGCAGGCAATGGCAACACCGGCTTCGGCGGTGCTATCGGCACGAACACGCTCAACATCACCGACGACGGCACCAACGCGACCATCTCGCTCGACAGCCCGTTCGCCGGCAACGTTCTTGTCCTCTACCTGGACAACACCGCTGGCGGCTTGGCCGACACCGCGCTGCTGGATGACACCGATGACGGTGGTCGTACGGCCACCAGCGGATTCAACGACAACGATCCGGCACTGCCTGACGACGACACCCGCACTCTGGCCACATTCGCGCCCGGCTTCGGGGCCGACACGTCCGTCGTGATCGGCGAGTTCGGCTTGGTCATTTTCGACCTGATCGAGAATCCCGGCGATGGCGGACTGCCGTTCGTGTTCTTCGTTGATGACGATGCGAACGACTTTGTGTTCGAAGTGCCGTTGGCCGATCTGGGGATCGCCCCGGGCGGTTCTTTCGACTTTGTCGGTTCGTTGATCAGCGAAACCGCGTTCCGGTCGGACGAAACGATCGGTGCGGCCGACTTCGTGCTCGACGCGGATCCGAACCCCGGTTTTACCGGCTCGGTCACGTTCACAGAGTCGCTGACCTACACCAGTACCGTGATCCCCGAGCCGGCGAGCCTTGGCTTGCTGAGTGTCGCGGGTCTCGGCCTGCTGCGTCGTCGTAAGTAA